The Thiothrix subterranea genome has a segment encoding these proteins:
- a CDS encoding methyl-accepting chemotaxis protein has product MAPQAKKRASFLSNLSVARRIYALILVPLAILFITGIFAIIALNQNRLALEDINLRVVAIDKGNKVIRRMQRDYVALLHEVQIGSRTWDEGRKTLEKLEADLSSSILPSYQAAKTAKTPDEQTLTAFKEVDNLLGSIRKADELLKTEDRGKLELYLQNDLDADTKPLRDSIHQEVERDIKQAEEAFIGAQKNVSTFLITSIALILLGTLIAAALGFFIYKSIADSIEQLISTMRKISEGDLNARVELEGKNELAELGQNFDQMIEDRITTQARIDQENQQLNQSVGALLNAVFDLSERDLTVRAKVTEDATGPLADAINQLAEDTADVLKQVRDVATSVETTSQDVNHYALAVNKLAQLEQSEAEETTAQLGNILQRLDSIAAFAQHANQVADTTSSTTRHAQQAVSRSMENITNIRDTVQETGKRLKRLGERSQEISQIIDFINNLSERTTVLALNASMQATAAGDAGRGFSMIAEEIQRLAESSRDSTNQISTLVRNIQQEANTTIATMDNTIAQVVNGSTLASEAAQQMQATLEATNQLVASVEKIAESSAEQVAISKSLQTRAERIVEATQSTGKELLSLTGLTKNMAEYGQRLVKSVNVFKLDA; this is encoded by the coding sequence ATGGCTCCCCAGGCAAAGAAACGCGCCAGTTTTCTGAGTAACTTATCCGTTGCTCGCCGCATTTATGCACTCATTCTCGTTCCACTAGCCATCCTATTCATCACGGGTATTTTCGCGATTATTGCGTTGAACCAGAACCGTTTAGCGCTGGAAGACATTAACTTGCGGGTTGTCGCTATCGACAAAGGCAACAAAGTTATCCGCCGGATGCAACGCGACTACGTGGCATTACTCCACGAAGTGCAGATTGGCAGCCGCACGTGGGACGAAGGACGTAAAACCCTTGAAAAGCTCGAAGCTGACCTCAGCAGCAGTATTTTACCCAGTTATCAAGCCGCAAAAACGGCAAAGACGCCGGATGAACAAACCCTAACAGCGTTTAAAGAAGTCGATAACTTATTAGGCTCTATTCGTAAAGCTGACGAACTGCTCAAAACAGAAGACCGGGGCAAGCTTGAGTTGTACCTGCAAAACGACCTTGATGCTGACACCAAACCGTTGCGTGACAGCATTCATCAAGAAGTGGAACGCGACATCAAGCAAGCAGAAGAGGCGTTTATCGGTGCACAAAAAAATGTTAGTACTTTCTTGATCACTAGCATTGCCTTGATTTTATTAGGAACACTGATTGCGGCGGCGTTAGGCTTCTTTATCTACAAATCCATTGCGGATTCGATTGAACAGCTCATTAGCACCATGCGTAAAATTTCCGAAGGTGATTTGAATGCCCGTGTAGAACTCGAAGGCAAAAACGAATTAGCCGAACTCGGACAAAACTTCGACCAAATGATCGAAGACCGTATCACCACCCAAGCACGTATCGACCAAGAAAACCAACAGCTTAACCAATCCGTGGGTGCATTGTTGAATGCGGTATTTGACTTGAGCGAACGTGACCTAACCGTTCGCGCCAAAGTCACCGAAGATGCGACCGGCCCATTGGCGGATGCGATTAACCAGCTTGCCGAAGATACTGCCGACGTACTCAAACAAGTACGCGACGTTGCCACTTCCGTTGAAACCACTTCACAAGACGTTAACCATTACGCCCTAGCGGTCAACAAACTGGCGCAACTGGAACAATCTGAAGCAGAAGAAACCACCGCGCAATTGGGCAATATCTTACAACGTTTGGATAGCATTGCCGCTTTTGCGCAGCACGCCAATCAGGTTGCGGACACCACCTCCAGCACCACCCGTCACGCGCAGCAAGCCGTATCGCGCAGTATGGAAAACATCACCAATATCCGTGATACCGTACAAGAAACCGGCAAACGCTTAAAACGCCTCGGTGAACGTTCCCAAGAAATCAGTCAGATCATTGACTTCATCAACAACCTCTCAGAACGCACCACCGTACTGGCACTCAACGCCAGTATGCAGGCCACGGCTGCCGGTGATGCGGGGCGCGGGTTCTCGATGATCGCCGAAGAAATCCAACGTTTGGCGGAAAGCTCGCGGGATTCCACCAACCAGATTTCCACCTTGGTTCGCAATATTCAACAAGAAGCCAACACCACCATCGCCACGATGGATAACACCATCGCGCAAGTAGTCAACGGCTCAACACTCGCCAGCGAAGCCGCACAACAAATGCAAGCCACGCTTGAGGCGACTAACCAACTGGTTGCTTCGGTCGAAAAAATTGCTGAATCCTCAGCCGAACAGGTCGCCATCAGTAAATCGCTGCAAACCCGTGCCGAACGCATCGTGGAAGCCACGCAATCCACCGGTAAAGAACTGCTCTCCCTCACCGGATTGACCAAGAACATGGCGGAATACGGGCAACGTCTGGTGAAATCGGTTAACGTTTTCAAACTGGATGCGTAA
- a CDS encoding hybrid sensor histidine kinase/response regulator: protein MDDVSAFAEVLEDVALQLSSLNPLAEEPEEIAATAATIVAEYQRLSEAAHQYGMAGVSQTAEWIHDLLLSYKEMLPEAILELLQGGQLFGWIELGAFALREPEDHSHLPAIAAELMNEAWPEPPTPDILENLLVNLRVNTLQPALVEEEIIAMVESIDSTSQNNAVAQNPLTWDADIHPELLEAYLQETPGQIAEAARLIHLISQGDNTPEQKRHAARLAHTVKGASGVVGVKAIAAFTHRLEDILELDINPHLSNGLGATLAACADCLETLFDHLQEHKPLPDEYHSLLAEMDAWELRLAEATPTEAAEPDISELLPVTPLILPDFITQSGLTIDDETSTNNTLNAEVPRSSATHLSVPLETVQRLLNLAGELITSTSQIAEQAQHTLAFGKQLQQQDERIRQMLEELSETIDQQSSNLNSPSTYQSFATLSQADGFDQLELEAYNDLHSTSNLLTESIADNRELTRNLQQQIRQISEQVYQQQRLQRQLSETILRTRLIPVQSIVTRLERTVRETCRRTDKQANISIIGQNLQVDTDILQGLNAPLLHMLRNAVDHGIETPEARQAAGKSPEGQIELRFEQKGNQIHLTLSDDGQGLNPEQIRARAIERGMIKPDSKLSESDILRLILQPGFTTRDQVSDISGRGVGMDVVQTAVEDLQGLLHISSEMGQGTTIHIQVPLTLIATNALLVRAGNHLVAIPSNTIQQLLYVAPDQYQFEGENWFIQHQEQSLEVLQLSQLLGWQAPAPDLRKGHSLLIIASEQKSYALYVDEIQQPRDIVVKSLAPWLNLAQGVSGACILANGAVAPVLDVLRILRHLENGQLTLKSNQALSTDKTAQRARILIVDDSLSNRKSLSLMVEQMGHQAMTAVDGLEALQQLHEHAIELVLTDLEMPRMNGLEMTQAIRIWPEKRHLPIVMITSRGTQKHRNMAQQAGVDAYLTKPVDHDTLNKQLQRWLQTQLAA, encoded by the coding sequence ATGGATGATGTCAGCGCCTTTGCCGAAGTACTGGAAGATGTTGCCCTGCAACTCTCCAGCCTCAACCCGCTTGCGGAAGAGCCAGAAGAAATTGCCGCGACTGCTGCCACGATAGTCGCCGAATACCAACGCCTGTCTGAAGCTGCCCATCAGTACGGCATGGCGGGTGTGTCACAAACCGCAGAGTGGATACACGACCTGCTGCTTAGCTATAAGGAAATGTTACCGGAAGCCATCCTCGAATTGCTGCAAGGCGGGCAATTGTTCGGCTGGATCGAACTGGGTGCTTTTGCGCTGCGCGAGCCAGAAGATCACTCACATTTGCCTGCAATTGCCGCCGAATTAATGAATGAAGCTTGGCCAGAACCGCCCACGCCGGATATTTTGGAAAACTTGCTGGTTAACCTGCGCGTTAATACCCTGCAACCAGCACTTGTCGAAGAAGAAATCATTGCAATGGTTGAGTCTATTGATTCAACCTCACAAAACAATGCCGTCGCACAAAATCCACTGACTTGGGATGCTGACATTCACCCCGAATTATTGGAAGCTTATTTACAAGAAACACCAGGGCAAATCGCCGAAGCCGCCCGTTTGATTCACCTGATTTCCCAAGGTGACAACACCCCAGAACAAAAGCGCCATGCAGCACGTCTGGCGCATACGGTCAAAGGTGCTAGTGGCGTCGTCGGTGTCAAGGCGATTGCTGCCTTTACTCACCGACTGGAAGATATTCTCGAACTCGACATTAACCCGCATTTATCCAATGGTCTAGGCGCAACCTTAGCCGCTTGCGCTGATTGCCTCGAAACCCTGTTCGACCATTTGCAAGAACACAAACCGCTGCCGGACGAATACCACAGCTTGCTTGCAGAAATGGATGCGTGGGAATTACGCCTTGCCGAAGCAACACCAACAGAAGCCGCCGAGCCTGATATTTCCGAACTATTGCCAGTAACACCGCTGATTCTGCCCGATTTCATCACCCAGTCGGGTTTAACCATCGACGATGAAACCAGTACAAACAACACGCTCAATGCCGAAGTGCCGCGTAGCAGCGCCACCCATTTGAGTGTGCCGCTGGAAACCGTACAACGCTTGCTCAACTTGGCGGGGGAATTAATCACCTCCACCAGTCAAATTGCCGAACAAGCGCAACACACATTAGCGTTTGGCAAACAGCTCCAACAGCAAGACGAACGCATTCGCCAGATGCTAGAAGAACTCAGTGAAACCATCGACCAGCAATCCAGCAATTTGAACTCGCCATCCACCTATCAGTCTTTTGCAACCTTGAGTCAGGCAGATGGTTTTGACCAACTGGAATTGGAAGCTTATAACGACTTACACAGTACCTCTAATTTGCTCACTGAATCCATTGCCGATAACCGTGAGTTAACCCGCAATCTGCAACAGCAAATTCGCCAAATTTCCGAACAGGTTTATCAGCAACAACGCTTGCAACGGCAACTCAGTGAAACCATTTTGCGCACCCGTCTCATTCCGGTGCAATCCATCGTCACACGCTTAGAACGCACCGTGCGGGAAACGTGTCGCCGCACCGACAAGCAAGCCAACATCAGTATCATTGGGCAAAACTTGCAAGTGGATACCGACATCTTGCAAGGGCTAAACGCGCCGCTGTTGCACATGTTGCGCAATGCAGTTGACCACGGTATTGAAACACCCGAAGCACGCCAAGCCGCAGGCAAATCGCCAGAAGGTCAAATTGAGCTGCGTTTTGAACAAAAAGGCAACCAAATTCACCTCACCTTGAGCGATGATGGGCAAGGCTTAAACCCTGAGCAAATTCGAGCGCGGGCTATCGAACGCGGCATGATTAAACCGGATAGCAAACTCAGCGAATCTGATATTTTACGCCTGATTCTACAACCGGGCTTCACTACCCGCGATCAAGTCAGCGATATTTCCGGGCGCGGCGTGGGCATGGATGTGGTGCAAACTGCCGTTGAAGACCTGCAAGGCTTGCTACACATCAGCAGCGAAATGGGGCAAGGCACCACCATTCACATCCAAGTCCCACTGACGCTGATTGCCACCAATGCCTTATTGGTACGCGCAGGCAATCATTTAGTCGCCATTCCCAGCAATACCATTCAGCAATTGCTCTATGTCGCGCCCGATCAATACCAATTTGAAGGTGAAAACTGGTTTATTCAACACCAAGAGCAATCGCTGGAAGTGCTGCAACTATCGCAATTACTCGGCTGGCAAGCACCTGCACCTGACTTACGCAAAGGCCATTCACTCTTGATCATTGCCAGTGAGCAGAAAAGTTATGCGTTATATGTCGATGAAATCCAACAGCCGCGCGACATTGTAGTCAAAAGTCTCGCGCCTTGGCTCAACTTAGCGCAAGGCGTCAGCGGTGCTTGTATCCTCGCCAATGGTGCAGTTGCGCCGGTATTAGACGTATTGCGCATCTTGCGTCATCTGGAAAACGGTCAGCTCACCTTAAAAAGCAATCAAGCACTCAGCACCGACAAAACGGCACAACGCGCCCGCATCCTCATCGTTGACGATTCACTCAGCAACCGTAAATCGCTTAGCCTCATGGTGGAACAAATGGGGCATCAAGCCATGACCGCTGTTGATGGTCTCGAAGCACTGCAACAATTGCATGAACATGCAATAGAACTGGTGTTAACCGACTTGGAAATGCCGCGCATGAATGGCTTAGAAATGACGCAAGCCATCCGCATCTGGCCTGAAAAACGTCACTTGCCAATTGTTATGATCACCTCGCGTGGCACGCAAAAGCACCGCAATATGGCACAACAAGCGGGGGTCGATGCTTACCTCACTAAGCCAGTTGATCACGACACCCTCAACAAACAATTACAGCGCTGGCTGCAAACACAACTTGCGGCCTGA
- a CDS encoding response regulator, with protein MLTTEKETIGICLFELPEKDQAVIQRVVTFGASQGKHYNLQPNITCSEIVITLDEVELPNNTAVHIRIGESDLPYDILLQRPLLVTRVMRAIDDAAQLLRSRPAITASPEITIESTPEPSTIEPEILVQEIPAPTVAIPENATEPPEVSRYTALVVDDSAAIRKQLEIELRHANIAAEFAETGEEALEKSAQKQYDLVFLDVIMPGIDGYEVCRKMRSSKAMKKTPIIMLSGKTSPLDEVQGVIAGASTYLTKPVQHEQFQQTLKRVSKWLTNFAR; from the coding sequence ATGCTTACCACAGAAAAAGAAACAATTGGCATTTGTTTATTCGAGCTTCCCGAAAAAGATCAGGCAGTTATTCAACGTGTCGTCACATTTGGAGCATCGCAGGGCAAACATTACAACTTGCAACCCAACATCACGTGTTCTGAGATTGTAATCACATTGGATGAAGTCGAATTACCCAACAATACCGCTGTACACATCCGTATTGGTGAATCGGATCTGCCGTATGACATTTTATTGCAGCGCCCACTGTTAGTGACTCGTGTTATGCGGGCTATTGATGATGCAGCACAATTGCTCAGATCACGTCCAGCGATTACGGCGAGTCCAGAAATCACCATAGAATCGACTCCAGAACCAAGTACAATAGAACCAGAAATACTCGTACAGGAAATACCCGCTCCAACAGTGGCTATACCAGAAAACGCGACTGAACCGCCAGAGGTCTCCCGTTATACCGCACTCGTTGTCGATGATAGTGCAGCCATTCGTAAGCAATTAGAAATTGAGCTACGCCACGCCAATATTGCAGCAGAATTTGCTGAAACCGGTGAAGAAGCTTTAGAAAAATCAGCGCAAAAGCAATATGACTTGGTATTCTTGGATGTCATTATGCCTGGTATTGATGGCTACGAAGTCTGCCGCAAAATGCGCTCTAGCAAAGCCATGAAAAAAACCCCAATCATCATGCTAAGTGGCAAAACATCGCCACTGGATGAAGTTCAGGGGGTTATTGCTGGTGCATCCACATATTTGACCAAACCCGTTCAACATGAACAGTTTCAACAGACATTAAAACGGGTGTCTAAATGGCTCACAAACTTTGCCCGCTGA
- the tyrS gene encoding tyrosine--tRNA ligase has product MDDVADLMQELVRGCEEVLVKAELVAKLKKGKPLRIKAGFDPTAPDLHLGHTVLINKMRQFQDAGHQILFLIGDFTGMIGDPTGKSTTRPPLTVEQVQQNSLTYQEQIFKILDPDKTEIMFNSAWMNQLGSAGLIQLAAKQTVARMLERDDFTKRYKSGQSIAIHEFLYPLVQGYDSVAMKADVELGGTDQKFNLLMGRDLQRQYGQEQQVVMTMPLLEGLDGVNKMSKSLGNYIGITDAPNDMFGKIMSISDELMWRYFELLSFRPLTELKRFRQDVEQGANPRDLKFLLAEELIARFHSQAAAVGAREDFIARFQKGAMPDEMDEISLVAEGAGMPIASLLKAAGLIGSTSDALRMIQQGGVKVDGIKIEDRNLLIEKGITAVFQVGKRKFAKITLA; this is encoded by the coding sequence ATGGATGATGTTGCTGACCTGATGCAAGAGCTGGTACGTGGCTGTGAAGAGGTGTTGGTCAAAGCCGAATTGGTGGCGAAACTTAAAAAAGGTAAGCCACTTAGGATAAAAGCGGGTTTCGATCCAACTGCGCCTGATTTGCATCTGGGGCATACCGTGCTCATTAATAAGATGAGACAGTTTCAGGATGCCGGACACCAGATTTTATTTCTGATCGGTGATTTTACGGGGATGATCGGCGATCCAACCGGAAAATCTACCACGCGCCCGCCGTTGACGGTTGAACAGGTGCAACAAAATTCCCTGACGTATCAAGAACAGATTTTCAAGATTCTTGACCCCGACAAAACCGAGATCATGTTTAACTCGGCGTGGATGAATCAGTTAGGCAGTGCGGGCTTGATTCAATTGGCTGCTAAACAAACGGTGGCGCGGATGTTGGAACGTGATGATTTCACCAAACGCTACAAATCGGGGCAGTCCATTGCGATTCATGAATTCCTCTACCCATTGGTGCAAGGCTACGATTCGGTGGCGATGAAGGCCGATGTGGAGCTGGGTGGCACGGATCAGAAGTTTAATCTGCTGATGGGACGTGATTTACAGCGTCAATACGGGCAGGAACAGCAGGTGGTGATGACCATGCCATTGCTCGAAGGCTTGGATGGCGTTAATAAAATGTCTAAGTCGTTAGGTAACTACATTGGTATTACTGACGCGCCTAACGATATGTTTGGCAAGATCATGTCGATCTCGGATGAGTTGATGTGGCGGTACTTTGAATTATTGAGCTTCCGCCCACTCACTGAGCTGAAGAGGTTTAGGCAGGATGTGGAACAAGGGGCGAATCCGCGTGACCTCAAATTCCTGTTGGCGGAAGAGTTGATTGCGCGTTTCCATAGTCAGGCGGCGGCAGTCGGGGCGCGTGAAGACTTCATTGCGCGTTTCCAGAAGGGTGCGATGCCGGATGAAATGGACGAAATTAGCCTCGTTGCTGAAGGCGCAGGAATGCCAATTGCGTCATTATTGAAAGCGGCAGGCTTAATTGGTAGTACGTCGGATGCGCTGCGGATGATTCAACAGGGTGGCGTGAAAGTCGATGGCATCAAGATTGAAGACCGTAATCTTTTGATTGAAAAGGGAATCACGGCTGTCTTCCAAGTAGGCAAGCGTAAGTTCGCCAAAATAACCTTGGCTTAA
- a CDS encoding M23 family metallopeptidase — MISSTEDGKIIHLTEPLLDSTSPAQIVKDLNLPAVAVESFSGYAVDILPDATQGNWSAHTVETDDTLESILGRLELTKTSQKLLENTTIKQALGNLKADARLFTQVVDDSLQQLIYAKNNAEIYIVSVTDDGYVGKWESNALETRNAKIAFTVKHSIQKDGKAAGLSKSVIRQLSQVFQKDVDFKKGIKAGDKIGVIFEDFRYQGESIYTDKVLAAEYATAKKSYQRVRFTLGEGRTDYFRPDGDTELKRPAFDRKPLTDGRLSSGFGMRRHPVFGLRKNHAGTDFAAPRGTPIYATADGSVKSIGRQGGYGNVIELSHINGITTLYGHMSAFKEDLKSGQSVKRGDVIGYVGSTGTSTGNHVHYEFRVNGEQQNPMAVELPQVGIMTAEEMQTFKSVATTMVRDLADLRKLASADQTSRTQNGG, encoded by the coding sequence ATGATCAGCAGCACTGAAGACGGCAAAATCATTCATCTGACAGAGCCATTACTGGATAGCACATCCCCTGCGCAAATCGTCAAGGATCTAAACTTACCGGCAGTTGCGGTTGAATCTTTCTCAGGATACGCCGTCGACATCTTGCCAGATGCCACGCAAGGTAACTGGTCGGCACATACCGTAGAAACGGATGACACTTTAGAATCCATTTTAGGCAGACTCGAACTCACCAAAACATCACAAAAACTGCTGGAAAATACCACTATCAAGCAAGCACTCGGCAATCTGAAAGCGGATGCTCGCCTCTTCACCCAAGTGGTTGATGATAGCTTACAACAGCTCATTTATGCCAAAAACAACGCCGAAATTTACATCGTTTCCGTGACGGATGACGGCTACGTCGGTAAATGGGAAAGCAATGCATTGGAAACACGCAATGCCAAAATCGCTTTCACGGTCAAACATTCCATACAAAAAGATGGCAAAGCCGCAGGCTTGAGCAAGTCGGTCATTCGTCAACTCAGTCAAGTCTTCCAGAAAGATGTGGATTTCAAGAAAGGCATCAAAGCGGGCGATAAAATTGGCGTTATTTTTGAAGATTTCCGTTACCAAGGCGAAAGTATCTACACCGATAAAGTGTTGGCAGCAGAATACGCCACCGCGAAAAAATCCTATCAGCGAGTACGTTTCACGTTGGGTGAAGGCAGAACCGACTACTTCCGCCCCGATGGTGATACTGAGCTGAAACGTCCAGCCTTTGACCGCAAGCCGCTGACAGACGGACGCCTGAGTTCTGGTTTTGGAATGCGTCGCCACCCTGTTTTTGGCTTACGTAAAAACCATGCCGGTACAGATTTCGCTGCGCCCCGTGGCACACCGATTTATGCCACCGCCGACGGCAGCGTCAAATCCATTGGTCGACAAGGTGGCTACGGCAATGTCATTGAATTGAGCCATATTAATGGCATCACGACCCTGTACGGACACATGTCAGCTTTCAAAGAAGACTTAAAATCAGGGCAAAGCGTTAAACGCGGTGATGTGATTGGGTATGTTGGCTCAACGGGCACGTCCACCGGCAATCATGTGCATTACGAGTTCCGGGTCAATGGTGAGCAACAAAACCCAATGGCAGTAGAACTCCCGCAAGTCGGCATTATGACTGCGGAAGAAATGCAAACTTTCAAAAGTGTGGCGACTACAATGGTGCGTGACCTTGCAGACTTGCGCAAACTGGCTTCAGCCGATCAAACAAGCCGCACACAAAACGGCGGTTGA
- the iscX gene encoding Fe-S cluster assembly protein IscX: MDELKWTDTLEIAIQLNDAHPDVDPRYIRFTDLHAWVQALEGFNDNPEKSNEKILEAIQMAWIEEAE, translated from the coding sequence GTGGACGAACTTAAATGGACGGATACCTTGGAAATTGCTATCCAGTTGAACGACGCGCACCCTGATGTTGATCCGCGTTATATTCGCTTTACTGATTTACATGCGTGGGTGCAGGCATTGGAAGGGTTTAACGATAACCCGGAAAAATCCAATGAAAAGATTCTAGAAGCGATTCAAATGGCGTGGATTGAAGAAGCGGAGTAA
- the fdx gene encoding ISC system 2Fe-2S type ferredoxin encodes MPKLIFLPHEDICPEGAVLDVETGTTICDAALAHGIAIEHACEKSCACTTCHVYIREGFDSLADATDLEEDYLDKAWGVDPDSRLSCQAKVAAEDLVIEIPKYTINMVSENH; translated from the coding sequence ATGCCAAAACTGATTTTTTTACCACACGAAGACATTTGCCCAGAAGGTGCGGTGTTGGATGTCGAAACAGGGACGACCATTTGTGATGCGGCGTTGGCGCATGGTATTGCCATCGAACACGCTTGTGAGAAATCGTGTGCGTGTACCACTTGCCACGTCTATATCCGTGAGGGTTTCGATTCATTGGCAGATGCGACTGATTTGGAAGAAGATTATTTGGATAAGGCGTGGGGTGTAGACCCGGATTCACGCTTGAGTTGCCAAGCGAAAGTCGCTGCTGAAGATTTGGTGATCGAAATTCCCAAATATACCATCAATATGGTGTCTGAAAATCATTAA
- the hscA gene encoding Fe-S protein assembly chaperone HscA, whose product MALLQISEPGMSTTAHQHRLAAGIDLGTTNSLVATVRSGQADTLADAQGRHLLPSVVRYQADVAPLVGYDAKAAISQDPYNTIASAKRLMGRGVEDVTQLGGHLPYHFVSGESTVPRIHTVGGDVSSVEVSAEILRVLKQRAEVTLCGDLTGVVITVPAYFDDAQRQATRDAATLAGLNVYRLLNEPTAAAVAYGLDQDAEGVIAVYDLGGGTFDISILRLHKGVFEVLATGGDSALGGDDFDHVIAEWLLQASGLQGSAEQTVLRGALVVARDAKEALTTAETTAVTLGEWQGEFTRSQMNDLIAPLIKKTLMACRRTLRDANLSKDEVKDVVMVGGSTRVLAVREQVSEFFGKPPLVNIDPDRVVALGAAIQADILAGNKPDSDMLLLDVIPLSLGLETMGGLVEKVIPRNTTIPVARAQEFTTFKDGQTAMSIHVLQGERDTVEACRSLARFSLRGIPPMVAGAARIRVTFQVDADGLLNVTAQEQTTGITSGVEVKPSYGLSDTEIETMLRDSMTYARDDMEARRLREQQVEADRAIEALDAALQADGEVLLSAVEREHILGFRVKLVELRPSSDYQAIEAGIKALEKAAETYVERRMNASIRAAMTGHRVDEFKG is encoded by the coding sequence ATGGCATTACTGCAAATTTCCGAACCCGGCATGTCCACGACCGCGCATCAGCATCGGCTGGCGGCGGGCATTGATCTTGGGACAACCAATTCATTAGTCGCCACCGTGCGCAGCGGGCAAGCGGATACGTTGGCGGATGCGCAGGGGCGGCATTTATTGCCTTCCGTGGTGCGTTATCAAGCCGATGTTGCGCCGCTGGTTGGGTACGACGCCAAAGCCGCGATTAGCCAAGACCCTTACAACACCATTGCTTCCGCTAAACGCCTGATGGGGCGCGGGGTGGAGGATGTGACACAGCTTGGCGGACATTTGCCGTACCACTTTGTGAGTGGTGAATCGACTGTGCCGCGCATTCATACCGTGGGCGGTGATGTGTCTTCGGTGGAAGTGTCGGCGGAAATTTTGCGCGTCCTCAAGCAACGGGCGGAAGTGACTTTATGTGGTGATTTGACCGGCGTGGTGATTACCGTTCCGGCGTATTTCGATGATGCGCAACGTCAAGCCACCCGTGATGCCGCGACGTTGGCAGGTTTGAATGTTTACCGCTTATTGAATGAGCCAACCGCCGCAGCCGTTGCCTATGGTTTGGATCAGGATGCGGAAGGCGTGATCGCGGTCTACGATTTGGGCGGCGGCACGTTTGACATTTCGATTTTGCGTTTGCATAAGGGCGTGTTTGAAGTGTTGGCAACGGGTGGTGATTCGGCACTCGGTGGCGATGATTTCGATCATGTGATTGCGGAATGGTTGTTGCAAGCCTCTGGTTTGCAAGGCAGTGCCGAGCAAACCGTGTTGCGCGGTGCGTTGGTGGTAGCGCGTGATGCCAAAGAAGCGTTGACGACGGCAGAAACCACAGCGGTGACGTTAGGCGAGTGGCAGGGCGAATTCACGCGCAGCCAGATGAATGACTTAATTGCGCCCTTGATTAAAAAGACCTTGATGGCGTGCCGTCGTACTTTGCGTGATGCGAATCTGAGTAAGGACGAGGTTAAAGATGTGGTCATGGTCGGTGGTTCGACCCGTGTATTGGCGGTGCGCGAACAAGTCAGCGAGTTTTTCGGTAAGCCGCCTTTGGTGAATATCGACCCTGATCGGGTGGTGGCGCTTGGGGCGGCGATTCAAGCCGATATATTGGCGGGCAATAAACCCGATTCCGATATGCTGCTGCTGGACGTGATTCCCTTGTCCTTGGGGCTGGAAACCATGGGCGGTTTGGTGGAAAAAGTGATTCCGCGCAACACCACCATTCCCGTGGCTCGTGCTCAGGAGTTCACCACGTTCAAGGATGGGCAAACGGCGATGTCCATCCATGTGCTGCAAGGCGAACGGGATACTGTCGAAGCTTGCCGCTCGCTGGCGCGTTTTTCATTGCGCGGTATTCCGCCAATGGTGGCGGGCGCGGCGCGTATCCGTGTGACTTTTCAAGTGGATGCGGACGGTTTGTTGAATGTGACCGCGCAAGAGCAAACCACCGGCATTACATCGGGTGTCGAGGTGAAGCCGTCCTACGGTTTGAGCGATACCGAAATCGAAACCATGTTGCGTGATTCCATGACGTATGCCCGTGATGATATGGAAGCGCGGCGATTGCGTGAACAACAAGTGGAAGCAGACCGCGCCATCGAAGCGCTGGATGCTGCCTTACAAGCCGATGGCGAGGTATTGCTGAGTGCTGTCGAGCGTGAGCATATTCTCGGTTTCCGGGTGAAATTAGTAGAGCTGCGCCCCAGCAGTGATTACCAAGCGATTGAAGCCGGAATCAAGGCGTTGGAAAAAGCCGCTGAAACCTATGTAGAGCGCCGTATGAATGCCAGTATTCGCGCCGCGATGACCGGCCACCGGGTTGACGAATTCAAAGGATAA